Proteins encoded in a region of the Photobacterium angustum genome:
- the rpmB gene encoding 50S ribosomal protein L28: MSRVCQVTGKRPVTGNNRSHARNATKRRFLPNLQTHRFWVESEKRFVKLRLSAKGMRIIDKKGIDVVLGEMRARGENV; encoded by the coding sequence ATGTCCCGAGTATGCCAAGTAACTGGTAAGCGTCCTGTAACGGGTAACAACCGTTCACACGCACGTAATGCCACCAAGCGTCGTTTTCTGCCGAACCTGCAAACTCATCGTTTCTGGGTAGAAAGCGAAAAACGCTTCGTTAAACTACGCCTTTCTGCGAAAGGCATGCGTATCATCGATAAGAAAGGCATTGATGTCGTTCTTGGTGAAATGCGTGCTCGCGGCGAGAACGTTTAA
- the mutM gene encoding bifunctional DNA-formamidopyrimidine glycosylase/DNA-(apurinic or apyrimidinic site) lyase, producing MPELPEVEVSRMGISPHVIDQTVKQIIIRNPRLRWPIPEAIKAIEGQVIRGVTRRAKYLLLETDVGYAIVHLGMSGSLRVLPVGTPVEKHDHVDLVLTSGEVLRYNDPRRFGAWLWEEKGVTHPVLEKMGPEPLSDDFNVEYLHEKAQGKRTAIKQFIMDNHVVVGVGNIYANESLFAAGIHPKRAAGKISLARMTKLVAEIKSVLAFAIKQGGTTLKDFKNADGKPGYFSQELQVYGKAGKPCPKCGKALSEAKIGQRATVFCSDCQK from the coding sequence ATGCCTGAATTACCAGAAGTAGAAGTGAGCCGGATGGGGATATCTCCTCATGTCATCGATCAAACGGTAAAACAAATTATTATCCGTAACCCTCGATTGCGGTGGCCTATTCCTGAAGCGATTAAAGCGATAGAAGGGCAAGTGATTCGTGGGGTGACACGTCGCGCTAAATACTTGCTGTTAGAAACCGATGTTGGCTATGCGATTGTACATTTAGGAATGTCAGGCAGTTTACGTGTTTTACCCGTAGGAACTCCTGTTGAAAAACACGATCACGTTGATTTGGTTCTTACTAGTGGTGAAGTGCTACGCTATAACGATCCTAGGCGCTTTGGCGCGTGGTTATGGGAAGAGAAAGGGGTAACACACCCTGTGCTTGAGAAAATGGGTCCAGAGCCTCTGAGCGACGATTTTAACGTAGAATATCTACATGAAAAAGCACAGGGAAAACGGACAGCAATAAAACAATTTATTATGGATAATCATGTTGTTGTTGGCGTGGGTAATATTTATGCTAATGAATCTTTGTTTGCGGCAGGTATTCATCCTAAACGTGCCGCGGGGAAAATCTCACTCGCACGGATGACGAAGCTGGTGGCAGAGATCAAATCTGTTCTAGCATTTGCCATTAAACAGGGCGGTACAACATTAAAAGATTTTAAAAATGCAGACGGTAAACCGGGATATTTTTCGCAAGAGTTGCAGGTATATGGCAAGGCAGGTAAACCTTGCCCTAAATGCGGTAAGGCCTTAAGTGAAGCAAAAATAGGTCAACGCGCGACAGTGTTTTGCAGTGATTGCCAGAAGTAG
- the rpmG gene encoding 50S ribosomal protein L33, which produces MAKGIREKIRLVSSAGTGHFYTTDKNKRNMPGKFEIKKFDPVVRQHVLYKEAKIK; this is translated from the coding sequence ATGGCTAAAGGCATTCGTGAGAAGATCCGTCTAGTATCATCTGCTGGTACAGGCCACTTCTACACTACCGACAAGAACAAGCGCAACATGCCAGGCAAATTTGAGATCAAGAAATTTGATCCAGTAGTTCGCCAGCACGTGCTTTACAAAGAAGCTAAAATCAAGTAA